The Nodosilinea sp. FACHB-141 genome has a segment encoding these proteins:
- a CDS encoding universal stress protein codes for MFKKILVALDNSARRHEVFQKALDLAEATRANLMLVHVLSAYEEGSPGIPIRSYQAYYPVLEDSTWRLYQKRWEEFEAQGIAQLRQELDRAQSAGVSAEFTQISGEPAATICSVASSWGADLIMVGSHGRRGLSELLLGSVSNYVMHHADCSVLVVHHNNGKLTTPAETTTARART; via the coding sequence ATGTTTAAGAAAATTCTGGTTGCTCTCGACAATTCTGCCCGCCGCCACGAGGTATTTCAAAAAGCCCTTGACCTGGCCGAAGCCACTCGGGCCAATCTCATGCTCGTGCACGTGCTTTCGGCCTACGAAGAAGGCAGCCCCGGCATTCCCATTCGCTCGTACCAGGCCTATTACCCCGTGCTGGAAGACTCGACCTGGAGACTCTACCAAAAACGTTGGGAAGAATTTGAGGCCCAGGGCATTGCCCAACTGCGACAAGAACTCGATCGCGCCCAGTCGGCGGGCGTCAGCGCCGAATTCACTCAGATATCTGGGGAACCTGCCGCTACCATTTGCAGCGTGGCTAGCTCTTGGGGCGCTGATTTGATTATGGTGGGCAGCCATGGTCGCCGGGGCCTGAGCGAACTGCTGCTGGGTAGCGTGAGCAACTACGTCATGCACCATGCCGACTGCTCAGTGCTGGTGGTGCACCACAACAATGGCAAACTAACCACCCCTGCTGAGACCACTACGGCCAGGGCTAGAACCTAG
- the rpsD gene encoding 30S ribosomal protein S4, with protein MARYRGARLRVVRRLGELPGLSRKSPRKAYPPGQHGQDRKKKSEYAVRLEEKQKLRFNYGLTEKQLLRYVKKARRAGGSTGLVILQLLEMRLDNTVFRLGFGPTIPSARQVVNHGHICVNGRVVSIPSYQCRAGDVITVRDREASKKLVEANLEFPGLANVPAHLELDKAKLTAKVNGIIEREWVALNVNELLVVEYYSRKA; from the coding sequence ATGGCGCGATATAGAGGCGCTCGCCTGCGGGTTGTACGCCGCTTGGGTGAGCTACCGGGTCTGTCCCGCAAATCCCCCCGTAAGGCTTATCCGCCGGGGCAGCACGGTCAAGACCGCAAGAAAAAATCTGAGTACGCAGTTCGGCTTGAAGAAAAGCAGAAGCTGCGGTTTAACTACGGTTTGACCGAAAAGCAGCTGCTTCGCTACGTGAAGAAAGCTCGTCGGGCCGGTGGTTCGACTGGTTTGGTGATTCTACAGCTGCTTGAAATGCGGCTTGACAACACCGTGTTTCGCCTTGGCTTTGGGCCGACCATTCCTTCGGCTCGCCAGGTGGTCAACCATGGCCACATCTGCGTGAATGGCCGTGTGGTGTCGATTCCTAGCTATCAGTGCCGGGCTGGCGATGTGATCACCGTACGCGATCGCGAAGCTTCTAAAAAATTGGTCGAAGCCAACCTAGAGTTCCCCGGTTTGGCCAATGTGCCTGCCCACCTCGAGCTTGACAAAGCCAAGCTCACCGCCAAGGTCAATGGCATCATTGAGCGCGAGTGGGTGGCCCTCAACGTCAACGAACTGCTTGTGGTTGAGTACTACTCCCGTAAGGCCTAA
- a CDS encoding HNH endonuclease has product MPCQLCQRPVDDLTEHHLMPRQYTKRRQLPTSETVLLCRPCHKQIHTLFDNHTLARDLNTLEQLQAEPRIQKFVAWVRKQQPHKRVRSYR; this is encoded by the coding sequence ATGCCCTGCCAGTTGTGCCAGCGTCCCGTAGACGATCTCACCGAACACCACTTGATGCCGCGCCAATACACCAAGCGTCGGCAACTGCCCACTAGCGAGACGGTGCTGCTGTGCCGCCCCTGCCACAAACAGATTCATACCCTGTTTGACAACCACACCCTGGCCCGCGATCTGAATACGTTAGAGCAGCTACAGGCAGAACCCAGGATCCAGAAGTTTGTCGCCTGGGTTCGCAAACAGCAGCCCCATAAGCGGGTGAGAAGCTATCGATAG